Proteins encoded by one window of Fischerella sp. PCC 9605:
- a CDS encoding calcium-binding protein yields MANINGTLGSDVIHGTNFADNINAKTGNDVVYAKGGNDTVHAGPNNPIFGLPDNDVVYGDWGNDKIYGGYGNDKLYGGYGNDHIDGWTGDDSLYGEAGNDNLWGYSGNDYINGGDGNDYLYGESGHDTLDGWTGDDHVYGGDGNDTLYGWTGNDKLYGGNGKDTLRGEAGNDCLVGGYGNDTLWGGAGTDKFVFNSKWEGVDVIKDFNWKEGDKICIGKSFGATSTNQFAYNHHTGALSYNGTVFAIIENKPAGFSPKFDVQLHCDC; encoded by the coding sequence ATGGCTAACATTAACGGTACTCTTGGTTCAGATGTAATACACGGCACCAACTTCGCAGATAACATCAATGCCAAGACAGGGAATGATGTAGTTTACGCCAAGGGTGGTAATGATACTGTTCATGCCGGGCCGAACAACCCTATTTTTGGTTTGCCTGATAATGATGTAGTTTACGGCGATTGGGGAAACGACAAAATATATGGTGGTTACGGTAACGACAAACTATATGGTGGTTACGGTAACGACCATATTGATGGCTGGACAGGTGATGATTCCCTCTACGGTGAAGCAGGAAATGACAACTTGTGGGGATATTCTGGCAATGACTACATCAACGGTGGCGATGGCAATGACTACCTGTATGGAGAGTCAGGCCATGACACCCTAGATGGTTGGACTGGTGACGATCATGTTTATGGTGGTGATGGCAATGATACCCTCTATGGTTGGACTGGCAACGACAAATTATATGGTGGCAATGGCAAAGACACCTTGAGGGGAGAGGCAGGCAACGACTGCTTAGTCGGTGGTTATGGCAATGATACACTATGGGGTGGTGCTGGCACAGATAAGTTTGTCTTCAACTCCAAGTGGGAAGGTGTAGACGTCATCAAAGACTTCAACTGGAAAGAGGGCGACAAAATCTGTATCGGCAAATCCTTTGGTGCGACATCTACCAACCAGTTTGCATACAACCATCATACTGGTGCGTTATCTTACAACGGTACTGTATTCGCCATCATTGAAAACAAGCCTGCTGGGTTTTCACCCAAATTCGACGTCCAACTCCATTGTGATTGTTAA
- a CDS encoding calcium-binding protein, which translates to MANINGTPDLDVIHGTNFADTIDAKTGNDVVYAKDGNDTVYAGPATPVPGYTDNDYVNGDAGNDILYGGYGNDILDGWTGNDSIYGEAGHDTLLGNDGNDKLYGGDGNDYLFGESGHDTLDGSTGNDRVYGGNGNDTLYGWTGNDHLYGGFGNDRLYGEAGNDCLVGGFGNDRLRGGAGADKFVFNSKWEGVDIIEDFSRQQGDKICISQSFGATSTNQFAYNHHTGALSYNGTVFAIIDNKPAGFSPNLDIQLNCDC; encoded by the coding sequence ATGGCTAACATTAATGGTACTCCTGATCTAGACGTAATACACGGCACCAATTTTGCAGATACCATCGATGCCAAGACAGGAAATGATGTAGTTTACGCTAAAGATGGTAATGACACTGTTTACGCCGGTCCGGCAACACCTGTTCCTGGTTACACTGACAATGATTATGTCAATGGTGACGCAGGCAACGACATACTCTATGGTGGTTACGGTAACGACATCCTTGATGGCTGGACAGGCAATGATTCTATCTACGGTGAAGCAGGACATGACACCTTGCTAGGTAATGATGGCAATGACAAACTTTATGGTGGCGATGGCAATGACTACTTGTTTGGAGAATCAGGCCATGACACTCTAGATGGTTCTACTGGTAACGATCGTGTTTATGGTGGTAACGGTAACGACACCCTCTATGGTTGGACTGGCAACGATCATCTTTATGGTGGTTTTGGCAATGACAGGCTGTATGGAGAGGCAGGTAATGACTGCCTAGTTGGCGGTTTTGGCAATGACAGACTCAGGGGTGGTGCTGGCGCAGATAAGTTCGTCTTCAACTCCAAATGGGAAGGCGTAGACATCATCGAAGACTTCAGTCGGCAACAAGGCGACAAAATCTGTATTAGCCAATCCTTTGGTGCGACATCTACCAATCAGTTTGCATACAACCATCATACTGGTGCGTTATCTTACAACGGTACTGTATTCGCCATCATCGACAACAAGCCTGCTGGATTTTCACCCAATCTCGACATCCAACTCAATTGTGATTGTTAA
- a CDS encoding RNA polymerase sigma factor → MMSQQEKLLNRYLEGDTQLCRQLLIAPEYLQKVKRIARKHTQGTSVSWQDAEQTAYEKVLQAAKSGKFREGGIKKFYCWAETVARCEIIDLVRKEKQFHWSSLDRKISGTELPLSETIPDKFNLLEAIERKDFILRAIEAIKVIDRRYPNQAYQKLWRGRVEGKTQTQISIELGVTQSDISKRWKKLLKYIAQELGLLPSKENFQREVQATRQQKAVRLRSDVQW, encoded by the coding sequence ATGATGTCACAACAAGAAAAATTGCTTAATCGCTACCTTGAGGGAGATACTCAACTTTGTAGGCAACTTTTGATTGCTCCAGAGTATCTACAAAAAGTGAAGAGAATTGCCCGCAAGCACACTCAAGGAACTTCTGTTTCCTGGCAAGATGCAGAGCAAACAGCCTATGAAAAAGTACTCCAAGCAGCAAAATCTGGAAAGTTTCGCGAAGGGGGAATCAAGAAGTTTTACTGCTGGGCAGAAACAGTAGCTCGATGTGAAATCATCGATCTTGTTCGTAAAGAAAAGCAATTTCACTGGAGCAGTTTAGATCGAAAGATTTCAGGAACAGAACTGCCGCTATCGGAAACTATCCCCGATAAATTCAACTTATTGGAAGCTATAGAGCGTAAAGATTTTATCCTTAGAGCAATAGAAGCAATAAAAGTTATTGATCGACGCTATCCCAATCAAGCTTATCAAAAACTGTGGCGAGGTCGGGTTGAAGGTAAAACCCAAACTCAAATTTCTATCGAATTGGGAGTCACACAAAGCGATATCTCAAAGCGTTGGAAAAAATTATTAAAATACATTGCTCAAGAGTTAGGACTGTTGCCATCTAAAGAAAATTTCCAACGAGAAGTACAAGCTACTCGACAGCAAAAAGCAGTGAGATTGCGCTCGGATGTACAATGGTAA
- a CDS encoding peptidylprolyl isomerase, which produces MVEVPEIADRTILKEELISLVASYQLLPQLLREMIVEGAIASISCTQEEVAIACQKFLQQHQITNAATHEAWLRRYGMTHQQFQALATRKLRIEKFQQQTWGHKLESYFLERKKYLDRVVYSMIRTQDPGIAQELYFRIQAREQSFGELAKNYSVGPEAYTNGIVGPVEMGTLHPGLARQLQVSQPGQLWHPISFGEYFVIIQLEKLLPAQLNAFMRQRLLRELFEDWLQEQIQQLPASDQAWLVSKRTVEQINSTSVA; this is translated from the coding sequence ATGGTGGAAGTGCCAGAGATTGCCGATCGCACTATTCTTAAAGAAGAACTTATATCCCTGGTTGCTAGCTATCAACTACTACCGCAACTGTTGCGGGAGATGATCGTTGAAGGGGCGATCGCATCCATAAGTTGCACCCAAGAAGAAGTAGCGATCGCTTGTCAAAAATTCCTACAACAGCACCAAATTACCAATGCTGCCACACACGAGGCATGGCTGAGGCGTTATGGTATGACTCACCAACAGTTTCAAGCTTTGGCTACACGCAAACTGCGAATTGAGAAATTCCAACAACAAACTTGGGGACACAAATTAGAATCTTACTTCTTGGAGCGGAAAAAATACTTGGATCGAGTTGTCTATTCAATGATTCGCACCCAAGATCCTGGCATTGCTCAAGAACTATATTTTCGCATTCAAGCACGCGAACAAAGCTTTGGCGAACTTGCCAAAAACTACTCTGTCGGCCCCGAAGCTTATACTAACGGTATTGTAGGGCCGGTGGAGATGGGGACACTACACCCAGGTTTGGCAAGACAACTACAAGTAAGCCAGCCGGGACAACTTTGGCACCCCATATCCTTTGGAGAATATTTTGTAATTATCCAACTAGAAAAATTACTTCCCGCTCAATTAAACGCTTTTATGCGCCAACGCTTGTTAAGGGAGTTGTTTGAAGATTGGTTGCAAGAGCAAATCCAGCAGTTACCTGCTTCAGATCAAGCTTGGTTGGTATCAAAGCGCACGGTAGAGCAGATTAACAGCACAAGTGTAGCTTAG